In the Osmia bicornis bicornis chromosome 6, iOsmBic2.1, whole genome shotgun sequence genome, TACTAAATGAGATTTATATTGATTACAGGTCAGAATCGTTACATCTGCCACATGTGCGACAACCTGTTCGAGTACCCAAATCCTTTGAAGATCCACCTAGCCCTAAAGTGCAATCGACTGGAGACTAATCATCTTTGGTCGGTGCTGGCGAAAGAGTTCAGTTTGTCGCCGAGGTCCACCCTGTCTCTCAGTCTGTTCCCGCCGACTTTCAGATTCGAACTGACCAAGTCGAATCTGGCGCGAGCATCGTCTACCAGGATATCGCCGATCTTGGTAGAAACCATGGATTCTAGTGCATCATTGACGAACAACAATTCACCGAATTCGTCGAATCAACCATCGCCTTCGTCTTCGAATCAACCCTCGCCGAACTCTTCGACCACGCAGATCTCCCCGAGCTCCTCCACTCAAGTCTCTCCTGTGAGGAAAGATTTGGGCTTCCGGCATTCGGCTTTCAAGCCGTACACTAATCAGAGCAATCTGTTCACCACGGTTTGTCCATTGACCAGAGACGAATCCGTTTTAACGACGTACAACGTGCAAACGACCGCTGCACCGATCCCCACCGAGGTACACGCTGCACAGATGGAAACGATAGTCAGCAATCTCGGAAAATCGAAGCAAGGACACCTGTGCATCTATTGCGGAAAAGTCTACTCGAGGAAATATGGATTGAAAATTCACATCAGGTTTGTAAAAATATCGTCTTACTCAGGAAATCGCAAAGCGCGCTTATGCTTATCTTggtattaaccctttcgatctGATCGTTCAGGATATATTATCATTAgtgttttttttaattacagaaCCCACACTGGCTACAAACCACTGAAATGCAAGTACTGTCTACGACCATTTGGCGATCCGAGCAATTTAAACAAACACGTACGATTGCACGCAGACGGGGAAACACCTTACAGGTGCGAATTGTGCGGGAAAGTGTTGGTTAGAAGGAGGGACCTGGAGAGGCACGTTAGATCAAGGCATCAAGAAAACGTGGAGCAAACTTCGGACACATCGTCGGACGGAATCGATGTTTAATAAAAGTGGTAATAAAGGTGCGAGTTGAATGTAAAACGAGATTGTTTTGTGAAACAAAGACTGGTATATTTGATTTGCATCGGTGAGAAATTATTTTAGCGACGTTAGTAAGAATGAACGTCGTTtgtaataatgtaaatttgtATCCTATCTTGCGCGCgctttaataattgaaatttataattatttttgtaattaatattcgtagaaaaattgtaaatattagATTAGTGTaagtaattttaatgatttcgATGGTCAGCTCGCAATATTGACAGCACATAATGTGAAACTTTCTTGTTCGAAGCCACAGCACCCAGTTTTCTTACTGTATTTATCAGATATGGACAGAAAAGGGCTTACTGATATTAGATAATGTGATTAAGGAAAAAACCAAGTAAATTACAGCCGGGCTGTAGCTGTACTGACCATCGATTTAATAACCATTTATTATAGTACAAATGCCACTTAGAAAATGTACAATTATACGCTTCTGAATGCTAGAATCAAAGTTATTGTTATCTTAGtacgtaattaaaatattgaaataaaattgttattctaTATCCATTGACTACTTATTTCGAACcttctaatttttctataaatgtaatttatagaaataattaaaataattaattgtaattaaatattatttacaatttaagTGCAAAGTTAAATCCCCCGCAAAAATGTTTTCAAATTCGACAattgcgccatctatacaaaagcggcggaaactacttaccgacttatcgactgCCCCTTCGGTAGTCGTTAAGTTACCAGCACCAGATATTgacaaaaatatgaaatgcTATTTTTCCATCGAGTTACTGATTTCACGACAAATCAAATTAGTTTGCAAAGACATTTGGACAtgaagtttttattatttttttagtGAGTGATGCTGGTAACTTACGACTGCTAACAGGTAAGTCGATAAATCTGTAAAAAGCTTCCGCTGCTTTCCACTAGGGAAATCGATCGGTAAGTCGTTGAGTAGTTTGAGCCacttttgtatagatggctcaaacatcgaattttaaaaatatttaatttttaataacatttgcaattaaaattagtCGGAAATAGAACAAGTTTCTTTTCTCATTTAAAGATAGCTttagtttcaatttttatgCAATAATATTGCAATTCCGAAAATAATGTTCCGAAATTAAATTACCGTTTCTCAATCAAAGAATATAATTGTCTCTAATGTAGCTCTTAGC is a window encoding:
- the LOC114874460 gene encoding PR domain zinc finger protein 13; this encodes MANMESTNAFMYPLVTESALMMSIEALERTSLPQGFLDMPPIVRAAGVLPRDCTTEVIDVNKLCQKSTSVVRYVEVADEGGRLYCVDGLVSTSCWLKVVAFAKDCQSCNVILMTTDKGVMLKTIKSITPGEPLLMWFTENILAMMNMPFLTPSNIQGQNRYICHMCDNLFEYPNPLKIHLALKCNRLETNHLWSVLAKEFSLSPRSTLSLSLFPPTFRFELTKSNLARASSTRISPILVETMDSSASLTNNNSPNSSNQPSPSSSNQPSPNSSTTQISPSSSTQVSPVRKDLGFRHSAFKPYTNQSNLFTTVCPLTRDESVLTTYNVQTTAAPIPTEVHAAQMETIVSNLGKSKQGHLCIYCGKVYSRKYGLKIHIRTHTGYKPLKCKYCLRPFGDPSNLNKHVRLHADGETPYRCELCGKVLVRRRDLERHVRSRHQENVEQTSDTSSDGIDV